The following proteins come from a genomic window of Winogradskyella sp. PC-19:
- the pdxH gene encoding pyridoxamine 5'-phosphate oxidase, whose translation MEKDLGDYRKSYEKGELLLTNAPENPIELFRDWFIEVDTHFNVGETNAMTISTLGLDGFPKSRVVLLKKYTHEGFIFYTNYDSEKGKAILNNANVCLSFFWPAAERQIIIKGKAEKIAENLSDGYFESRPRGSQLGAIASNQSQVVKDRTELENRLKDLERQFEGKEIERPLNWGGFIVKPVEFEFWQGRPNRLHDRIRYKLQNNYNWKINRLAP comes from the coding sequence ATGGAAAAAGATTTAGGAGATTACAGAAAGTCTTATGAAAAAGGAGAGTTGTTATTGACTAACGCTCCTGAAAATCCTATTGAACTATTTAGAGATTGGTTTATAGAAGTAGATACTCATTTTAATGTAGGAGAGACAAATGCCATGACAATTTCTACTTTAGGTTTAGATGGTTTTCCAAAGAGTAGAGTAGTGCTACTCAAAAAATATACTCACGAAGGTTTTATTTTTTACACCAATTATGATAGTGAAAAAGGAAAAGCCATACTTAATAATGCGAATGTCTGTTTATCTTTTTTTTGGCCAGCTGCCGAGCGTCAAATTATTATTAAAGGAAAAGCTGAGAAGATTGCTGAAAACCTTAGTGATGGTTATTTTGAATCTAGACCAAGAGGAAGTCAATTAGGAGCGATAGCATCTAATCAAAGTCAGGTGGTAAAAGACAGAACAGAATTAGAAAATAGATTAAAAGATTTGGAACGTCAGTTTGAAGGCAAGGAGATTGAACGTCCTCTAAATTGGGGTGGCTTTATAGTAAAGCCAGTAGAGTTTGAGTTTTGGCAAGGTAGACCTAATCGCCTTCATGACAGGATACGGTATAAACTTCAGAATAATTATAATTGGAAGATTAATCGTTTAGCTCCTTAA
- a CDS encoding ribonuclease Z, translating into MKLNILGCYSATPRTFTNPTSQVLEIKNHLFLIDCGEGTQVQLRKNKIKFSRIKHIFISHLHGDHYFGLVGLISTFRLLKREADLHVYGPKGLKEVITLQMKLSDSWTNYNLYFHVLESKESELIFEDDKVEVHTIPLIHRVYTNGFLFKEKDGERKLNMNAVLNNNIDISYYRKLKQGADITNEDGVLVKNETVTLPPPKAKSYAFCSDTAYNEAIVPIIKEVDALYHESTFLEKNASLCELTRHSSAKQAATIAKLANVGKLILGHYSTRYDDLSLFKTEAEPIFSNVELADDGKVFEI; encoded by the coding sequence ATGAAGTTAAACATTCTTGGTTGCTATAGTGCTACACCGCGAACATTCACAAATCCCACATCTCAAGTTTTAGAAATAAAAAACCATCTTTTTTTAATAGATTGCGGCGAAGGTACCCAAGTACAACTCAGAAAAAATAAAATTAAATTTTCTAGAATAAAGCACATCTTTATTTCTCACCTTCATGGAGACCACTATTTTGGTTTGGTTGGATTGATATCTACATTTAGACTTCTAAAGCGCGAAGCTGACCTTCATGTTTATGGGCCAAAAGGTTTAAAAGAAGTTATTACACTTCAGATGAAATTGTCTGACTCTTGGACCAATTATAACTTATACTTTCATGTATTAGAATCTAAAGAATCTGAACTTATTTTTGAAGATGATAAAGTTGAAGTACATACAATACCTCTTATACATCGTGTTTACACCAACGGTTTCTTGTTTAAGGAAAAAGACGGAGAGCGTAAATTAAATATGAATGCAGTACTTAATAATAATATTGATATTTCCTATTATAGAAAACTCAAACAAGGCGCAGATATCACCAATGAAGATGGAGTGTTAGTCAAAAACGAAACTGTAACATTACCACCGCCAAAAGCAAAATCATACGCATTTTGTAGTGATACAGCATATAATGAAGCAATTGTGCCAATTATAAAAGAAGTAGACGCTTTGTATCACGAATCTACATTTTTAGAAAAAAATGCAAGCCTCTGCGAGCTTACAAGGCACAGTTCGGCAAAACAAGCTGCTACTATTGCAAAATTAGCTAATGTTGGTAAACTTATACTTGGACACTACTCAACACGCTACGATGACTTATCTTTGTTTAAAACTGAAGCCGAACCTATTTTTAGTAATGTAGAGTTAGCAGACGACGGTAAAGTTTTTGAAATTTAA
- a CDS encoding ribonuclease Z yields MIFDKDGNITIITQEKASVKTLVNNIEQVYDKYQNDHIIVNLSSLDDISLEDIIEFLRVSNMHRADKKSFVVVSDKVDLDMMPDEICVVPTMHEAYDIIEMEDIERDLGF; encoded by the coding sequence ATGATATTCGATAAAGACGGAAATATTACTATTATCACTCAGGAAAAAGCGTCCGTAAAGACTTTAGTTAATAATATAGAGCAAGTCTACGACAAATATCAAAATGACCATATTATTGTTAATCTATCGAGTTTAGACGATATTTCACTTGAGGATATTATTGAATTTCTTAGAGTAAGTAATATGCATCGAGCCGATAAAAAATCTTTTGTAGTTGTATCTGATAAAGTAGATTTGGATATGATGCCAGACGAAATTTGTGTTGTACCAACAATGCACGAAGCCTATGATATTATTGAAATGGAGGATATTGAACGTGATTTAGGCTTTTAA
- a CDS encoding aspartate carbamoyltransferase catalytic subunit: MSQLSVNHLLGIKYLNKADIQLIFETADQFKEVINRPIKKVPSLRDITIANLFFENSTRTKLSFELAEKRLSADVINFSASQSSVKKGETLIDTVNNILSMKVDMVVMRHPSPGAGVFLSKHINASIVNAGDGAHEHPTQALLDSYSIREDLGSVKGKNVVIVGDILHSRVALSNIYALQLQGANVMVCGPKTLLPKYIKDLGVKVETNLRKALEWCDVANMLRVQNERMDISYFPSTREYAQQYGVTKALLNSLDKEITIMHPGPINRGVEITSDVADSNQSIILNQVENGVAIRMAVIYLLASNIKQ, translated from the coding sequence ATGAGTCAATTAAGTGTCAATCACTTACTGGGAATTAAATATCTGAATAAAGCGGATATTCAACTTATTTTTGAAACCGCCGACCAATTTAAAGAGGTTATTAATCGTCCGATTAAAAAAGTACCTTCATTAAGAGATATTACCATTGCTAATTTATTTTTTGAAAACTCAACTAGAACAAAACTCTCATTTGAGCTTGCGGAAAAAAGACTTTCTGCTGATGTTATTAACTTTTCAGCTTCGCAATCATCAGTCAAAAAAGGAGAAACACTTATCGATACCGTAAATAATATTTTATCTATGAAAGTCGATATGGTGGTGATGCGTCATCCTAGTCCAGGTGCAGGTGTGTTTCTTTCAAAACATATTAATGCAAGTATCGTTAATGCAGGTGATGGTGCACATGAACATCCTACACAAGCACTTTTAGATTCTTATTCTATTCGTGAAGATTTGGGAAGTGTAAAAGGAAAAAATGTAGTTATCGTAGGTGATATATTGCATAGTCGAGTGGCTTTATCAAACATTTATGCACTACAATTACAAGGTGCTAATGTTATGGTTTGTGGACCAAAAACATTATTGCCTAAGTATATAAAGGATTTAGGTGTCAAAGTTGAAACCAATTTAAGAAAAGCTCTAGAATGGTGTGATGTAGCCAATATGTTACGTGTACAAAACGAGCGAATGGATATTAGTTACTTCCCTTCAACACGAGAGTATGCACAGCAATACGGTGTTACTAAAGCTTTATTGAATAGTTTAGACAAAGAAATAACAATCATGCACCCAGGACCAATTAACCGTGGCGTGGAGATTACGAGCGATGTAGCAGATTCTAACCAATCAATTATACTAAATCAAGTTGAAAACGGAGTTGCAATTAGGATGGCAGTTATTTATCTTTTAGCGTCTAATATAAAACAGTAG
- the pyrR gene encoding bifunctional pyr operon transcriptional regulator/uracil phosphoribosyltransferase PyrR, whose amino-acid sequence MSQKVLLNSKEVNIILHRLACQLIENHNDFSNTVLVGLQPRGKFLAARLAKILKVDYKVKDLKYGDLDITFFRDDFRRGEKPLEANATSIDFIVEDKNVVFVDDVLYTGRSIRAALTAIQSFGRPSHIELLTLIDRRFSRHLPIQPDYRGRQVDAINKEKVIVNWAENEGEDVVYLINK is encoded by the coding sequence ATGAGTCAAAAAGTATTACTTAATTCTAAAGAAGTAAACATTATCCTTCACAGATTGGCTTGTCAACTCATTGAAAATCATAACGACTTTTCTAACACTGTTTTAGTTGGATTACAGCCAAGAGGAAAATTTCTTGCTGCAAGACTTGCAAAAATTTTAAAAGTAGACTATAAGGTCAAGGATTTAAAATATGGCGATTTAGACATTACTTTTTTTAGAGATGATTTTCGCCGTGGTGAAAAACCATTAGAAGCTAATGCAACGTCAATAGATTTTATCGTTGAAGATAAAAACGTTGTTTTTGTAGATGATGTCTTATATACAGGAAGAAGTATACGAGCTGCTTTAACGGCTATACAATCTTTTGGAAGACCAAGTCATATAGAATTACTAACATTAATAGATAGGCGATTTAGCCGACATTTACCAATACAACCTGATTATAGAGGTCGTCAAGTAGATGCCATAAATAAAGAAAAAGTTATAGTAAACTGGGCAGAGAACGAAGGTGAAGATGTCGTTTACTTAATAAATAAATAA
- the rpsA gene encoding 30S ribosomal protein S1, whose protein sequence is MAENKTKEAEVAVEATEAKATQAPVVSEAQANPEKFLKEFDWHNYEEGIEQVEDTKLEEFEKLVSENFVDTLDDQVVEGTVITITDRDAIIDINAKSEGVISLNEFRYNPNLAVGDKVEVLIDVREDATGQLVLSHRKARVIKAWDRVNNAHDTGEIVNGFVKCRTKGGMIVDVFGIEAFLPGSQIDVKPIRDYDQYVNKTMEFKVVKINHEFKNIVVSHKALIEADIEEQKKEIIGQLEKGQVLEGVVKNITSYGVFIDLGGVDGLVHITDLSWSRINHPNEIVELDQKLNVVILDFDENKSRIQLGLKQLSKHPWEALGEGVKVGDKVKGKVVVIADYGAFIEVEEGVEGLVHVSEMSWSTHLRSAQDFVSVGDEIDAVILTLDREDRKMSLGIKQLTPDPWTDITTKYPVGSKHTGIVRNFTNFGVFVELEEGIDGLIYISDLSWTKKVKHPSEFCNVGDKLDVVVLELDVDGRKLSLGHKQTTENPWDKYETEFALESVHTAAITEIVDKGATIDFNEDIVAFVPQRHLEKEDGSKLKKGEEAQFKIIEFNKEFKRVVASHTAVFRAEEAKIVKQAVRKAEAQAAEAKPTLGDANDALQALKDKMDGKK, encoded by the coding sequence ATGGCTGAAAACAAAACAAAAGAAGCAGAAGTAGCTGTAGAAGCAACTGAAGCAAAAGCAACCCAAGCACCTGTAGTATCTGAAGCTCAGGCAAATCCAGAAAAATTCTTAAAAGAATTCGATTGGCACAATTACGAAGAAGGTATTGAGCAAGTAGAAGACACTAAACTTGAAGAATTCGAGAAATTAGTATCAGAAAATTTTGTAGATACTTTAGATGATCAAGTTGTAGAAGGAACTGTAATTACTATTACAGACCGTGACGCAATTATTGACATTAACGCAAAGTCAGAAGGTGTAATCTCTCTTAACGAGTTCCGTTACAACCCTAACTTAGCTGTAGGTGATAAGGTTGAAGTATTAATTGACGTTCGTGAAGACGCAACAGGTCAATTGGTATTATCTCACAGAAAAGCACGTGTAATTAAAGCATGGGATCGTGTAAATAATGCACATGATACTGGCGAAATCGTTAACGGTTTTGTAAAATGCAGAACTAAAGGTGGTATGATTGTAGACGTATTTGGTATTGAAGCTTTTTTACCAGGTTCTCAAATCGATGTGAAGCCTATTAGAGATTACGATCAGTATGTAAACAAAACAATGGAATTCAAAGTTGTAAAAATCAACCACGAATTCAAAAATATTGTTGTTTCTCATAAAGCGCTTATCGAAGCAGATATCGAAGAACAGAAAAAAGAAATCATTGGCCAGTTAGAAAAAGGACAAGTATTAGAAGGTGTTGTTAAAAACATTACTTCTTACGGTGTGTTTATTGATCTTGGTGGTGTAGATGGTTTAGTTCATATTACTGACCTTTCTTGGTCTCGTATCAACCATCCAAATGAGATTGTTGAGTTAGATCAAAAATTAAATGTTGTAATCCTTGACTTTGATGAAAACAAGTCAAGAATACAATTAGGTCTTAAGCAATTATCTAAGCATCCTTGGGAAGCTTTAGGTGAAGGCGTAAAAGTTGGAGATAAAGTAAAAGGTAAAGTAGTTGTAATCGCAGATTACGGTGCATTTATCGAAGTAGAAGAAGGTGTTGAAGGATTAGTTCACGTATCTGAAATGTCTTGGTCTACGCACTTAAGATCAGCTCAAGATTTCGTATCGGTAGGAGATGAGATTGATGCAGTTATCTTAACTTTAGATAGAGAAGATCGCAAAATGTCTCTTGGTATTAAGCAATTAACACCAGACCCATGGACAGATATTACAACTAAGTATCCAGTAGGTTCTAAGCACACTGGTATTGTACGTAACTTTACAAACTTTGGTGTATTTGTTGAATTAGAAGAAGGTATTGATGGATTAATTTATATCTCTGATTTATCTTGGACTAAGAAAGTTAAGCATCCATCTGAGTTCTGTAACGTAGGTGATAAATTAGATGTTGTTGTATTAGAGTTAGATGTAGATGGACGTAAATTATCTTTAGGTCACAAACAAACTACAGAAAACCCTTGGGACAAGTACGAAACTGAATTTGCTTTAGAGTCTGTACACACAGCAGCGATTACTGAAATCGTTGACAAAGGTGCTACTATTGACTTTAACGAAGATATCGTGGCATTTGTACCACAACGTCACTTAGAAAAAGAAGACGGTTCTAAATTAAAGAAGGGTGAAGAAGCACAATTCAAAATTATTGAATTTAATAAAGAATTCAAGAGAGTTGTAGCATCTCACACTGCAGTATTTAGAGCAGAAGAAGCTAAGATTGTAAAGCAAGCTGTACGTAAAGCAGAAGCTCAAGCAGCAGAAGCGAAGCCTACTTTAGGTGATGCTAATGATGCATTACAAGCACTTAAAGATAAAATGGACGGTAAGAAATAA
- a CDS encoding LysM peptidoglycan-binding domain-containing protein — MYKAKYQAVLDLGEQLNIADGKVEEANDKLKVWGTAATQYEKDLMWNKIKEVGGDNPSDIMADIKVADESVYARHTVSSGETLGKIAKHYYGDAMKYKEIFAANTGILKNPDVIHPDQELVIPNL; from the coding sequence ATGTACAAAGCAAAATATCAAGCTGTATTAGATTTAGGAGAACAATTAAACATCGCAGACGGAAAAGTTGAAGAAGCTAACGACAAACTAAAAGTTTGGGGAACAGCAGCTACTCAATATGAGAAAGACTTGATGTGGAACAAAATCAAAGAAGTCGGTGGTGACAATCCTTCTGATATTATGGCAGATATTAAAGTTGCAGATGAGTCTGTGTATGCAAGACATACCGTATCATCTGGAGAGACTTTAGGAAAAATTGCAAAACATTATTATGGTGATGCCATGAAGTATAAAGAAATTTTTGCTGCAAACACAGGAATTTTAAAGAATCCTGACGTAATTCATCCAGACCAAGAGTTAGTTATTCCTAACTTATAG
- the cmk gene encoding (d)CMP kinase: MNKIVIAIDGFSSTGKSTVARLLAKELSYIYVDTGAMYRAVTYFALKNDLICKGEIDRVKLNAQLEDIHINFKLNNNSNIAEVYLNGINIETDIRTLKVSQHVSHIAEISAVRRKLVQQQQLMGKDKGVVMDGRDIATVVFPDAELKIFMTASAETRATRRYKELLERGHNLSYDEVLQNVVTRDEIDSTREDSPLKKADDAIEFDNSDMTIEQQLEAIRKLVEQKLA; encoded by the coding sequence ATGAACAAAATAGTAATTGCTATAGATGGATTTTCGTCAACAGGAAAAAGTACTGTTGCTAGATTATTAGCAAAAGAATTGAGTTACATCTATGTAGATACTGGTGCTATGTATCGGGCAGTAACCTATTTTGCACTTAAAAACGATTTAATTTGTAAAGGTGAGATAGACAGAGTAAAACTCAATGCTCAGTTAGAAGATATTCATATCAATTTTAAATTAAATAATAATTCTAATATAGCTGAGGTGTATTTAAATGGTATAAACATTGAAACCGATATCAGAACACTAAAAGTATCTCAGCATGTCAGCCATATTGCCGAAATTTCTGCAGTAAGACGTAAGTTGGTACAGCAACAACAACTTATGGGAAAAGATAAAGGTGTTGTTATGGATGGTAGAGATATTGCTACTGTAGTTTTTCCGGACGCAGAATTAAAGATTTTCATGACAGCTTCTGCCGAAACCAGAGCTACACGTCGCTATAAAGAATTACTAGAACGCGGTCATAATTTGAGTTATGATGAGGTGCTTCAAAATGTAGTTACACGAGATGAGATTGACTCTACAAGAGAAGATTCGCCTCTAAAAAAGGCAGATGATGCCATTGAGTTTGATAATTCTGACATGACAATTGAACAACAACTCGAAGCCATAAGAAAACTTGTAGAACAAAAACTAGCATAA
- the porQ gene encoding type IX secretion system protein PorQ, whose amino-acid sequence MIRRITALFFLGFASLSFAQLGGESTYQFLNLVSSPRQAALGGKIITNFDKDVTEALYNPASINSDMHNQAALNFSNYLGGITYGTAAYAYTWDRRIQTFHFGVTYINYGEFDGYDLNGVSTGSFNGNEVALSFGYNYNIPFTDFYVGANAKIITSQLEQYNSIGGALDIGAMYINEDLDFHAALSVRNIGAQFKTYAELNEPLPFEVNLGLSQTLQYIPLRWHVTFENLQQWPIGVSNPARATTDLSGNQTEEKVGFLNNLMRHTILGAELWPDRGFNLRIGYNFRRAEELRILDQRNFSGLSFGVGLKINKMKFSYTHARYTASANSSFFGLQIDLN is encoded by the coding sequence ATGATTAGGAGAATTACCGCTCTGTTTTTTTTAGGCTTTGCGTCATTGAGTTTCGCCCAATTGGGAGGCGAATCTACGTACCAATTTCTTAATCTTGTTTCTTCACCAAGACAGGCCGCTTTAGGCGGAAAAATCATCACAAATTTCGATAAAGATGTTACTGAAGCGTTATATAATCCTGCTTCAATTAATAGTGATATGCACAACCAAGCTGCTCTGAATTTTTCAAATTATTTAGGTGGAATTACATACGGAACAGCCGCTTATGCTTACACTTGGGATAGGCGCATCCAGACTTTTCATTTTGGTGTGACTTACATTAATTATGGAGAGTTTGATGGTTATGATTTAAATGGTGTCTCTACAGGTTCTTTCAATGGAAATGAAGTTGCGCTTTCATTTGGTTACAACTATAATATTCCTTTTACAGATTTTTATGTTGGTGCTAATGCCAAAATCATAACATCACAGCTAGAACAGTATAATTCTATAGGTGGTGCTTTAGATATCGGTGCGATGTACATTAATGAAGATTTAGATTTTCATGCCGCACTTTCCGTAAGGAATATTGGTGCACAATTTAAAACTTATGCAGAGTTAAATGAACCACTACCATTCGAAGTTAATTTAGGATTGTCACAAACTTTACAATATATTCCACTTCGTTGGCATGTGACTTTCGAAAACTTGCAACAATGGCCAATTGGTGTTTCAAACCCAGCTAGGGCAACTACAGATCTAAGCGGAAATCAAACCGAAGAGAAAGTTGGTTTTTTAAACAACCTTATGCGCCATACTATTTTAGGTGCAGAATTGTGGCCTGATAGAGGTTTTAATTTAAGAATAGGTTATAACTTTAGACGTGCAGAAGAATTGAGAATTTTGGACCAACGAAACTTTTCTGGCCTATCTTTTGGTGTAGGATTAAAAATTAATAAGATGAAGTTTAGTTATACACACGCAAGATACACAGCTTCTGCAAATTCAAGCTTTTTTGGCTTGCAAATAGATTTAAATTAA
- the lon gene encoding endopeptidase La — MGKQKFLGLDSLSFQDFDENSELIPLMTPEDEELINNEVLPESLPILPLRNTVLFPGVVIPITAGRDASIKLINDANNGGKVIGVVSQKDEAIENPTEKDIYRTGTVARILKVLKMPDGNTTVIIQGKKRFQIKEVISENPYLTATISDLAEAKPALDNEEFKAIIESIKDLSLEIIKESPNIPSEASFAIKNIESNSFLVNFVSSNMNLKVEEKQELLTINDLKERALATLKYMNLEYQKLELKNDIQNKVQSDMNQQQREYFLHQQMKTIQEELGGGVSSGEEIEEMKTRAKSKKWDEKVEKHFNKELAKMQRMNPQVAEYSIQRNYLDLFLDLPWNEFSEDQFDLKRAMKILDRDHFGLDDVKKRIIEYLAVLKLRNDMKSPILCLYGPPGVGKTSLGKSVAEALGREYVRISLGGLRDEAEIRGHRKTYIGAMPGRIIQSLKKAKTSNPVFVLDEIDKLSAGNQGDPSSAMLEVLDPEQNSEFYDNFLEMGYDLSKVMFIATSNSLNTIQPALRDRMEIINVTGYTIEEKVEIAKRHLLPKQLKEHGLDDKALKIAKPQLEKIVEGYTRESGVRGLEKQVAKMVRYAAKNIAMEEAYNIKVSNEDVIEILGSPRLERDKYENNNVAGVVTGLAWTRVGGDILFIESILSKGKGSLSITGNLGKVMKESATIAMEYIKANADKFGIKHEMFEKYNVHIHVPEGATPKDGPSAGVTMLTSLVSLFTQRKVKKSIAMTGEITLRGKVLPVGGIKEKILAAKRAKIKEILLCEDNKRDIDEIKPEYLKGLTFHYVKDMDEVLDLAITKQKVKNPKTL, encoded by the coding sequence ATGGGAAAACAAAAATTTTTAGGGCTTGACAGTTTGTCATTTCAGGATTTTGATGAAAATTCAGAATTAATTCCTTTAATGACACCAGAAGATGAAGAATTAATTAATAACGAAGTCTTACCAGAATCATTACCTATTTTACCATTGCGTAATACGGTTTTATTTCCAGGTGTTGTAATACCAATTACTGCTGGACGTGATGCTTCGATTAAATTAATTAACGATGCTAACAATGGCGGAAAAGTGATTGGTGTTGTTTCACAAAAAGATGAAGCTATAGAAAATCCTACTGAAAAAGATATTTATAGAACAGGAACAGTAGCTCGAATCTTGAAGGTGTTAAAAATGCCAGATGGTAATACAACAGTTATCATTCAAGGAAAAAAACGTTTTCAGATAAAAGAAGTTATTTCTGAGAATCCTTATCTAACTGCAACGATTTCAGATTTAGCAGAGGCAAAGCCAGCACTGGACAACGAAGAGTTTAAGGCTATAATAGAGTCAATAAAAGATTTGTCTTTAGAGATTATAAAGGAAAGTCCAAACATCCCTTCAGAAGCAAGTTTTGCTATCAAAAATATTGAGAGTAACTCTTTCCTTGTGAATTTTGTGTCTTCTAATATGAATCTTAAGGTAGAAGAGAAGCAAGAGCTATTGACAATTAATGATTTAAAAGAACGCGCATTAGCGACGCTTAAATACATGAATCTCGAATATCAAAAATTAGAACTTAAGAATGATATTCAAAACAAGGTTCAGAGTGATATGAACCAGCAGCAACGCGAATACTTCTTGCATCAACAGATGAAGACTATTCAAGAAGAATTAGGTGGTGGTGTATCTTCTGGTGAGGAAATTGAAGAAATGAAAACACGCGCTAAATCTAAGAAGTGGGATGAGAAAGTCGAGAAACACTTCAATAAAGAATTAGCGAAAATGCAACGAATGAATCCTCAGGTCGCAGAGTATTCTATACAGCGCAACTACTTAGATTTATTTTTAGATTTACCTTGGAATGAGTTTAGCGAAGATCAATTTGATTTAAAGCGAGCAATGAAAATCCTAGACCGAGACCATTTTGGTTTAGATGACGTTAAGAAGCGAATCATAGAATATCTTGCGGTATTGAAACTTCGTAATGATATGAAGTCACCAATACTTTGTCTATATGGACCTCCAGGAGTTGGTAAAACATCTTTAGGAAAATCTGTAGCAGAAGCACTAGGTAGAGAATATGTACGTATTTCTTTAGGTGGCTTACGTGACGAAGCTGAAATACGTGGTCATCGTAAAACATACATCGGTGCTATGCCAGGACGTATTATTCAGAGTTTAAAGAAGGCTAAAACATCTAACCCTGTTTTTGTTTTAGATGAAATAGATAAATTATCTGCAGGAAATCAAGGTGATCCATCTTCAGCAATGCTAGAGGTATTGGACCCAGAACAGAATAGCGAATTTTATGACAACTTTTTAGAAATGGGTTACGACCTTTCTAAGGTTATGTTTATTGCAACTTCTAATAGTTTAAATACCATACAACCAGCATTACGTGACCGTATGGAAATAATTAATGTTACAGGTTACACTATTGAAGAAAAAGTAGAGATTGCAAAGCGACATTTATTGCCAAAGCAATTAAAAGAGCATGGCCTTGATGATAAAGCTTTAAAAATAGCAAAACCACAATTAGAGAAAATTGTCGAAGGTTATACTCGTGAGTCTGGTGTTCGTGGTCTTGAGAAACAAGTCGCTAAGATGGTACGATATGCTGCCAAAAATATAGCTATGGAAGAAGCGTATAACATCAAAGTTTCTAACGAAGATGTTATTGAGATTTTAGGAAGCCCAAGATTAGAAAGAGACAAATACGAAAATAATAATGTTGCTGGTGTAGTTACAGGTTTAGCATGGACAAGAGTTGGAGGCGATATATTATTTATCGAATCTATTTTGTCAAAAGGAAAAGGAAGTCTTTCTATCACTGGTAATTTAGGTAAAGTCATGAAAGAGTCTGCGACTATAGCCATGGAATATATTAAGGCTAATGCAGATAAGTTTGGTATTAAGCATGAGATGTTTGAAAAATACAACGTCCATATTCATGTGCCAGAAGGCGCAACACCAAAAGATGGGCCAAGTGCAGGTGTGACGATGTTAACGTCTTTAGTATCATTATTTACACAACGTAAAGTAAAAAAGAGTATTGCTATGACTGGTGAAATTACGCTTAGAGGAAAAGTATTGCCTGTTGGAGGAATTAAAGAAAAGATTTTAGCAGCAAAGCGTGCCAAAATCAAAGAAATCCTTCTTTGTGAAGATAATAAAAGAGATATTGACGAGATTAAACCTGAATATCTAAAAGGTCTAACATTTCATTATGTAAAGGATATGGATGAAGTTTTAGATTTAGCAATAACTAAACAAAAGGTCAAGAATCCTAAAACATTATAA
- a CDS encoding RNA polymerase sigma factor → MFTTNQNIEQLLTLCSSGNQRAQLEVYNRYYKAMYNTSLRIVRDSYKAEDIMQESFLTAFSKLESLKDTSVFGAWLKRIVVNNSIADYNKTTKENTIALEDVLYKVEDPIGLEENDLQKDKVKHILKSIKQLKSNYSIGLTLHLIEGYDYEEISEIMNISYANCRTLISRAKESLRQKLSISA, encoded by the coding sequence TTGTTCACAACCAATCAAAATATAGAACAGTTACTCACGCTTTGTAGTTCTGGCAATCAACGTGCACAATTAGAAGTATACAACCGTTACTACAAAGCTATGTATAATACCTCTTTGAGAATTGTAAGAGATTCTTATAAGGCTGAAGATATTATGCAAGAATCATTTTTAACTGCGTTTTCGAAACTAGAATCACTGAAAGACACTTCTGTTTTCGGAGCATGGTTAAAAAGAATAGTTGTAAATAACAGTATTGCAGATTACAACAAAACAACAAAAGAAAACACTATTGCTTTAGAAGATGTATTGTATAAGGTTGAAGACCCAATTGGACTTGAAGAGAATGATTTACAAAAAGATAAAGTAAAGCATATTCTAAAATCTATTAAACAATTAAAATCCAATTACAGCATTGGCTTAACATTACATTTGATTGAAGGCTATGATTATGAAGAGATTTCAGAAATCATGAATATTTCTTATGCCAATTGCAGAACATTAATCTCAAGAGCCAAAGAAAGTTTAAGACAAAAATTAAGTATAAGCGCATAA